The Pan paniscus chromosome 3, NHGRI_mPanPan1-v2.0_pri, whole genome shotgun sequence genome includes a window with the following:
- the CASP6 gene encoding caspase-6 isoform X1 → MSSASGLRRGHPAGGEENMTETDVFYKREMFDPAEKYKMDHRRRGIALIFNHERFFWHLTLPERRGTCADRDNLTRRFSDLGFEVKCFNDLKAEELLLKIHEASTVSHADADCFVCVFLSHGEGNHIYAYDAKIEIQTLTGLFKGDKCHSLVGKPKIFIIQACRGNQHDVPVIPLDVVDNQTEKLDANITEVDAASVYTLPAGADFLMCYSVAEGYYSHRETVNGSWYIQDLCEMLGKYGSSLEFTELLTLVNRKVSQRRVDFCKDPSAIGKKQVPCFASMLTKKLHFFPKSN, encoded by the exons ATGAGCTCGGCCTCGGGGCTCCGCAGGGGGCACCCGGCAG GTGGGGAAGAAAACATGACAGAAACAGATGTCTTCTATAAAAG AGAAATGTTTGATCCGGCAGAAAAGTACAAAATGGACCACAGGAGGAGAGGAATTGCTTTAATCTTCAATCATGAGAGGTTCTTTTGGCACTTAACACTGCCAGAAAGGCGGGGCACCTGTGCAGATAGAGACAATCTTACCCGCAG GTTTTCAGATCTAGGATTTGAAGTGAAATGCTTTAATGATCTTAAAGCAGAAGAACTACTGCTCAAAATTCATGAGG CGTCAACTGTTAGCCACGCAGATGCCGATTGCTTTGTGTGTGTCTTCCTGAGCCATGGCGAAGGCAATCACATTTATGCATATGATGCTAAAATAGAAATTCAGACATTAACTGGCTTGTTCAAAGGAGACAAGTGTCACAGCCTGGTTGGAAAACCCAAGATATTTATCATTCAG GCATGTCGGGGAAACCAGCACGATGTGCCAGTCATTCCTTTGGATGTAGTAGATAATCAGACAGAGAAGTTGGACGCCAACATAACTGAGGTGGATGCAGCCTCCGTTTACACGCTGCCTGCTGGAGCTGACTTCCTCATGTGTTACTCTGTTGCAGAAG GATATTATTCTCACCGGGAAACTGTGAACGGCTCATGGTACATTCAAGATTTGTGTGAGATGTTGGGAAAATATGGTTCCTCCTTAGAGTTCACAGAACTCCTCACACTGGTGAACAGGAAAGTTTCTCAGCGCCGAGTGGACTTTTGCAAAGACCCAAGTGCAATTGGAAAGAAGCAGGTTCCCTGTTTTGCCTCAATGCTAACTAAAAAGCTGCATTTCTTTCCAAAATCTAATTAA
- the CASP6 gene encoding caspase-6 isoform X3: MSSASGLRRGHPAASTVSHADADCFVCVFLSHGEGNHIYAYDAKIEIQTLTGLFKGDKCHSLVGKPKIFIIQACRGNQHDVPVIPLDVVDNQTEKLDANITEVDAASVYTLPAGADFLMCYSVAEGYYSHRETVNGSWYIQDLCEMLGKYGSSLEFTELLTLVNRKVSQRRVDFCKDPSAIGKKQVPCFASMLTKKLHFFPKSN; encoded by the exons ATGAGCTCGGCCTCGGGGCTCCGCAGGGGGCACCCGGCAG CGTCAACTGTTAGCCACGCAGATGCCGATTGCTTTGTGTGTGTCTTCCTGAGCCATGGCGAAGGCAATCACATTTATGCATATGATGCTAAAATAGAAATTCAGACATTAACTGGCTTGTTCAAAGGAGACAAGTGTCACAGCCTGGTTGGAAAACCCAAGATATTTATCATTCAG GCATGTCGGGGAAACCAGCACGATGTGCCAGTCATTCCTTTGGATGTAGTAGATAATCAGACAGAGAAGTTGGACGCCAACATAACTGAGGTGGATGCAGCCTCCGTTTACACGCTGCCTGCTGGAGCTGACTTCCTCATGTGTTACTCTGTTGCAGAAG GATATTATTCTCACCGGGAAACTGTGAACGGCTCATGGTACATTCAAGATTTGTGTGAGATGTTGGGAAAATATGGTTCCTCCTTAGAGTTCACAGAACTCCTCACACTGGTGAACAGGAAAGTTTCTCAGCGCCGAGTGGACTTTTGCAAAGACCCAAGTGCAATTGGAAAGAAGCAGGTTCCCTGTTTTGCCTCAATGCTAACTAAAAAGCTGCATTTCTTTCCAAAATCTAATTAA
- the CASP6 gene encoding caspase-6 isoform X2, translating to MTETDVFYKREMFDPAEKYKMDHRRRGIALIFNHERFFWHLTLPERRGTCADRDNLTRRFSDLGFEVKCFNDLKAEELLLKIHEASTVSHADADCFVCVFLSHGEGNHIYAYDAKIEIQTLTGLFKGDKCHSLVGKPKIFIIQACRGNQHDVPVIPLDVVDNQTEKLDANITEVDAASVYTLPAGADFLMCYSVAEGYYSHRETVNGSWYIQDLCEMLGKYGSSLEFTELLTLVNRKVSQRRVDFCKDPSAIGKKQVPCFASMLTKKLHFFPKSN from the exons ATGACAGAAACAGATGTCTTCTATAAAAG AGAAATGTTTGATCCGGCAGAAAAGTACAAAATGGACCACAGGAGGAGAGGAATTGCTTTAATCTTCAATCATGAGAGGTTCTTTTGGCACTTAACACTGCCAGAAAGGCGGGGCACCTGTGCAGATAGAGACAATCTTACCCGCAG GTTTTCAGATCTAGGATTTGAAGTGAAATGCTTTAATGATCTTAAAGCAGAAGAACTACTGCTCAAAATTCATGAGG CGTCAACTGTTAGCCACGCAGATGCCGATTGCTTTGTGTGTGTCTTCCTGAGCCATGGCGAAGGCAATCACATTTATGCATATGATGCTAAAATAGAAATTCAGACATTAACTGGCTTGTTCAAAGGAGACAAGTGTCACAGCCTGGTTGGAAAACCCAAGATATTTATCATTCAG GCATGTCGGGGAAACCAGCACGATGTGCCAGTCATTCCTTTGGATGTAGTAGATAATCAGACAGAGAAGTTGGACGCCAACATAACTGAGGTGGATGCAGCCTCCGTTTACACGCTGCCTGCTGGAGCTGACTTCCTCATGTGTTACTCTGTTGCAGAAG GATATTATTCTCACCGGGAAACTGTGAACGGCTCATGGTACATTCAAGATTTGTGTGAGATGTTGGGAAAATATGGTTCCTCCTTAGAGTTCACAGAACTCCTCACACTGGTGAACAGGAAAGTTTCTCAGCGCCGAGTGGACTTTTGCAAAGACCCAAGTGCAATTGGAAAGAAGCAGGTTCCCTGTTTTGCCTCAATGCTAACTAAAAAGCTGCATTTCTTTCCAAAATCTAATTAA